A section of the Caldilineales bacterium genome encodes:
- a CDS encoding methyltransferase translates to MANRSRVGGAEYRPLAPQITSRRRLTGPRAALARAWLVFRHRWLGRRYGRLVIETIDGVPLVVLPDVFNPVLFRGGELLARTIAGHPLLAAPGLSVLDLGCGSGVVSVFAARGGARVIAADINPAAVRCARLNTLLNGVEAQVEAREGDLFGPVAGEQFDLVVFNPPFFRGRPQTALDHAWRGETVFERFAAGLAPHLRPGGRAWILLSTDGDGAELLALLSAQGFGLEVVAERRWWNEIMTIFAASLPT, encoded by the coding sequence ATGGCTAACCGTTCGCGAGTGGGCGGTGCAGAGTACCGCCCACTCGCTCCGCAGATCACTTCTCGCAGACGGCTGACCGGCCCCCGCGCCGCCCTGGCCCGCGCCTGGCTGGTGTTCCGGCACCGGTGGCTGGGCCGGCGCTATGGCCGCCTGGTGATCGAGACCATCGACGGCGTCCCCCTCGTCGTCCTGCCCGATGTCTTCAACCCCGTCCTTTTCCGCGGGGGCGAGTTGCTGGCCCGCACCATCGCCGGGCATCCGCTGTTGGCGGCGCCCGGCCTCTCGGTGCTCGATTTGGGCTGTGGCTCCGGCGTTGTCTCGGTCTTTGCCGCCCGCGGCGGGGCCAGGGTCATCGCCGCCGACATCAACCCGGCTGCCGTGCGCTGCGCCCGCCTCAACACCCTGCTGAACGGGGTGGAGGCCCAGGTCGAGGCCAGAGAGGGCGATCTCTTTGGCCCGGTTGCCGGCGAGCAGTTCGACCTGGTCGTTTTCAACCCGCCTTTCTTTCGCGGCCGCCCGCAAACCGCCCTCGACCATGCCTGGCGGGGCGAGACGGTGTTCGAGCGCTTCGCCGCCGGCCTGGCCCCACACCTGCGTCCGGGCGGCCGGGCCTGGATCTTGCTCTCGACCGACGGCGACGGGGCCGAGTTGTTGGCCCTGTTGTCGGCGCAGGGCTTTGGCCTCGAGGTCGTGGCCGAGCGCCGCTGGTGGAACGAGATCATGACCATCTTTGCGGCATCTCTCCCCACCTAG
- a CDS encoding proline--tRNA ligase yields MSHLFGLTLREAPAEAEVASHKLLLRAGFVRQLGAGIFTAMPLARRSLTKIENIMREEINAIGGQEITMPVVHPADLWKETGRWYKIGSELGRFEDAGGRDMVLAMTHEEVIGDLVRKDVQSYRQLPMLVYHIQTKWRDEVRSRGGLIRVREFTMKDSYSLDADWEGLDRQYRAHYQAYFNIFRRCGLDVIAVKSDVGMMGGTQAHEFMYLSPIGEDTLVLCDHCGYTANRQVARFRKPQPPAEAPKPLEEVATPDTKTIADLARFLDIPESQTAKAVFQVATLLDHGKDVERFVFAVVRGDMELNETKLSNVLKAKALRPAHEEEIRAIGASPGYGSPIGIAPGTLVVVDDLIPASPNLAAGANEDGYHYLHTNYGRDFTAAIVADIVSAADGDACANCGSPLHTSRGVETGNIFKLGAFYSDSLGCTYLDKDGQRKPVIMGSYGIGSGRLLACVAEEHHDEAGLVWPISIAPYHVHLVALKGGEDAAGVIYRDLQGAGVEVLYDDRDEISAGVKFNDADLIGLPLRLTVGGRSLQKGGAELKLRAGTEAALVPLAEVVERVRAEVAALESAVRARLTPVPYVE; encoded by the coding sequence ATGAGTCATCTTTTCGGCCTCACCCTGCGCGAGGCCCCCGCCGAAGCCGAAGTCGCCAGCCACAAGCTGCTGCTGCGGGCGGGTTTTGTGCGCCAGCTCGGCGCCGGCATCTTCACCGCCATGCCCCTGGCCCGGCGTTCCCTCACCAAGATCGAGAACATCATGCGTGAGGAGATCAACGCCATCGGCGGCCAGGAGATCACCATGCCGGTCGTCCACCCGGCCGACCTCTGGAAAGAGACCGGGCGCTGGTACAAGATCGGGTCGGAACTGGGGCGCTTCGAGGACGCCGGCGGTCGCGACATGGTGTTGGCGATGACGCACGAAGAGGTCATCGGCGACCTGGTGCGCAAGGACGTTCAATCCTATCGCCAGTTGCCGATGTTGGTCTACCACATCCAAACCAAATGGCGGGACGAAGTGCGGTCGCGAGGGGGGCTGATCCGTGTGCGCGAGTTCACGATGAAAGATTCCTACAGCCTCGACGCCGACTGGGAGGGGCTGGACCGGCAGTATCGCGCCCACTATCAGGCCTACTTCAACATCTTCCGCCGCTGTGGGCTGGATGTCATTGCCGTCAAGTCGGACGTGGGCATGATGGGCGGGACGCAGGCGCACGAATTCATGTATCTCTCGCCCATCGGCGAAGACACCCTGGTGCTGTGCGACCACTGCGGCTATACGGCCAACCGCCAGGTCGCCCGCTTCCGCAAGCCCCAGCCGCCAGCCGAGGCCCCCAAACCCCTGGAAGAGGTGGCCACCCCCGACACCAAGACCATCGCCGACCTGGCCCGCTTCCTCGACATCCCCGAAAGCCAGACCGCCAAGGCGGTGTTCCAGGTGGCCACGCTGCTCGATCATGGCAAGGATGTGGAGCGTTTCGTCTTTGCCGTGGTGCGCGGGGATATGGAACTGAACGAAACCAAGCTGAGCAATGTCCTCAAGGCCAAGGCCCTGCGCCCGGCCCACGAGGAGGAAATCCGAGCCATTGGCGCTTCACCCGGCTATGGCTCGCCCATCGGCATCGCCCCCGGCACGCTGGTAGTGGTCGATGACCTGATCCCGGCCTCGCCCAACCTGGCGGCCGGAGCCAACGAGGACGGCTATCACTATCTGCACACCAACTACGGCCGGGACTTCACCGCCGCCATCGTCGCCGACATCGTCTCGGCGGCAGATGGCGATGCCTGCGCCAATTGCGGCAGCCCGCTACACACGTCGCGCGGGGTGGAGACGGGCAATATCTTCAAGCTCGGCGCCTTCTACAGCGATTCGCTCGGCTGCACCTACCTGGACAAAGACGGCCAGCGCAAGCCGGTGATCATGGGCTCCTATGGCATCGGCAGCGGCCGCCTGCTGGCCTGTGTGGCCGAAGAACATCACGACGAAGCCGGGCTGGTCTGGCCGATCTCGATTGCGCCCTATCACGTCCACCTGGTGGCGCTGAAGGGCGGCGAGGACGCGGCCGGGGTCATCTACCGCGACCTGCAGGGGGCCGGGGTCGAGGTGCTGTACGATGACCGGGACGAGATCAGCGCCGGGGTGAAGTTCAACGACGCCGATCTGATCGGTCTGCCCCTGCGCCTGACCGTGGGCGGACGCTCGTTGCAGAAAGGCGGCGCCGAGCTGAAGTTGCGCGCGGGCACGGAGGCGGCGCTCGTGCCGTTGGCCGAAGTCGTCGAACGTGTGCGGGCGGAGGTGGCCGCGCTCGAATCCGCTGTGCGCGCCCGTCTGACGCCAGTCCCGTATGTCGAATAG
- the rarD gene encoding EamA family transporter RarD, with protein MTAAVAYILWGLFPIYWKLLQDVPPLEILGHRVVWSLAVVIILLAVRQNWTWMGRMLSRPAILRAAALTALLLISNWFMYIWANNNGHIVEASLGYFITPLVSVLLGLVVLRERLRPGQWLAIGIAAAGVGYLLLNSGGLLWISFGLALTFGFYGLLRKTAHLSSLEGLTVEMGVLFLPALAWLVYLQFTGAGSFGRSDALTTLLLVGCGLVTAVPLLFFARGAKQVPLSALGVLQYVAPTLQFLLGVLVYGEAFTTARLIGFSIIWTALILYTGEGIWQSRRRQPQSGRG; from the coding sequence CTGACCGCCGCCGTCGCCTACATCCTCTGGGGCCTGTTTCCCATCTACTGGAAACTGCTGCAGGATGTCCCACCGCTCGAAATCCTGGGCCACCGCGTGGTCTGGTCGTTGGCGGTGGTGATCATCCTGCTGGCCGTGCGGCAAAACTGGACCTGGATGGGGCGGATGCTATCTCGCCCGGCCATCTTGCGCGCGGCGGCGCTGACGGCGCTGCTTTTGATCTCGAATTGGTTCATGTACATCTGGGCCAACAACAACGGGCACATCGTCGAAGCCAGCCTGGGCTATTTCATCACGCCCCTGGTCAGTGTCTTGCTGGGGCTGGTGGTGTTGCGCGAACGGCTGCGCCCCGGCCAGTGGCTGGCCATCGGCATCGCTGCCGCTGGCGTCGGTTATCTGCTCCTCAACTCCGGCGGCCTGCTGTGGATTTCGTTCGGGCTGGCGTTGACCTTCGGTTTCTATGGCCTGCTACGCAAGACCGCCCATCTCAGCTCGCTAGAAGGTCTGACGGTTGAGATGGGCGTCCTTTTCCTGCCGGCGCTGGCCTGGCTGGTCTATCTACAGTTCACCGGCGCGGGTTCGTTTGGCCGCAGTGACGCTCTGACCACCTTGTTGCTGGTTGGCTGCGGCCTAGTCACGGCTGTGCCGCTGTTGTTTTTTGCCCGGGGCGCCAAGCAAGTGCCGCTGAGCGCCCTGGGCGTCCTGCAATACGTGGCCCCCACGCTGCAATTCCTCTTGGGGGTGTTGGTCTACGGCGAAGCCTTCACCACCGCCCGGCTGATCGGGTTCAGCATCATCTGGACGGCGCTGATCCTCTACACCGGCGAAGGCATCTGGCAGAGCCGGCGCCGGCAGCCTCAGTCTGGGCGCGGGTAG
- a CDS encoding Rdx family protein, with protein sequence MGDYQHVIESFTFVTGAGGVFDFRVDGELIFSKKALGRHAEPGEILALFRQHVGPATPTYPRPD encoded by the coding sequence CTGGGTGATTACCAACACGTGATCGAATCCTTCACCTTCGTCACCGGCGCCGGCGGGGTCTTCGATTTCCGGGTCGATGGCGAGCTGATCTTCTCCAAGAAGGCGCTGGGCCGGCATGCCGAACCCGGCGAGATCCTGGCCCTGTTCAGGCAACACGTCGGCCCTGCCACGCCCACCTACCCGCGCCCAGACTGA
- a CDS encoding methyltransferase domain-containing protein, with the protein MTTPGAFDALAPAYDVDFTNTTLGRWLRQRVWDVLSTCLRPGQHVLELACGTGEDAVWLARQGLWLTATDGSAAMLAVARGKAQAAGVDQQIVFQFLDLSTLGQRRWQPENTVAGLPFDGVLSNFGGLNVLGDWRPLAQALAELVRPGGWVVLAPMGPFCPWEMAWHLAHADLRTAFRRLHGPAEAVIGDVRLPIHYPGAGRMRRDFAPWFRVEQVQSLGLWLPPSYLSHLVDRFPGLFTRLARLETRTARLSRGLGDHYLLLLRRAG; encoded by the coding sequence GTGACCACGCCCGGCGCCTTCGATGCCCTCGCCCCGGCCTACGATGTTGATTTCACCAACACGACGCTGGGCCGTTGGCTGCGCCAGCGAGTGTGGGACGTTTTGTCCACCTGCCTGCGACCCGGCCAGCACGTGCTGGAACTGGCCTGCGGCACCGGCGAGGATGCCGTCTGGCTGGCTCGGCAGGGGCTTTGGCTGACGGCGACGGACGGATCAGCGGCGATGCTGGCAGTCGCCAGAGGCAAGGCCCAGGCGGCAGGCGTCGACCAGCAGATCGTTTTCCAATTCCTCGACCTTTCCACGCTCGGCCAGCGTCGCTGGCAACCGGAAAACACCGTCGCTGGCCTGCCCTTCGATGGCGTGCTCTCCAATTTCGGCGGCCTGAACGTCCTCGGCGACTGGCGACCGTTGGCCCAGGCGCTGGCGGAGTTGGTCAGGCCGGGCGGGTGGGTGGTGCTGGCGCCCATGGGGCCGTTTTGTCCCTGGGAGATGGCCTGGCACCTGGCTCACGCCGACCTGCGCACTGCCTTCAGGCGGCTGCATGGCCCGGCCGAGGCCGTCATCGGCGACGTTCGCCTTCCCATCCATTATCCAGGCGCCGGACGAATGCGCCGCGACTTCGCCCCCTGGTTCCGGGTCGAGCAGGTGCAAAGCCTGGGCCTCTGGCTCCCGCCCAGCTATCTGAGCCACCTGGTCGATCGCTTCCCCGGCCTTTTCACCCGGCTCGCCCGCCTCGAAACCCGCACCGCCCGCCTCAGCCGCGGCCTGGGTGACCACTACCTCCTGCTCCTGCGCCGCGCGGGATGA
- a CDS encoding B12-binding domain-containing radical SAM protein has translation MDILLTHGYFLYEDPHELQVMKPYPPLGLLYVASHLRAGGFAAEVFDSTFSRWQEFSQTIERERPPVVGIYTNLMTKQNVLRMIGRCKEAGAIVVLGGPEPPHYAADYLHDGADIIVIGEGELTLAELLPHLARHGLTRLETIAGIAFGDGDGRVIRTAARAQIPDLSAQPWPAREAIDLERYLETWRAHHGLRSLSLITARGCPYTCTWCSHTVFGETHRRRSVEDVVNEVAYLRERYRPDQLWYADDVFTIQPRWTQSYAAELKRRGLHIPFECISRADRLNPAVVATLAEMGCRRLWIGAESGSQRILDAMKRKANVEDVQAKTRMLQAAGIQVGMFIMLGYEGEELADLKATVAHLQQANPDVFLTTVAYPIRGTKYYEAVADRVIADRAWAERTDRDLSVAGRHSRRFYDHATRWMVNEVNLHKERRAGERQWGRMARMWVNARRGRLGMRLTAGEREGGQAAGRGWQPAERAAEGW, from the coding sequence ATGGACATCCTCCTGACCCACGGCTACTTCCTCTACGAAGACCCGCACGAACTGCAGGTGATGAAGCCCTACCCGCCCCTGGGCCTGCTGTATGTGGCTTCGCACCTGCGGGCAGGCGGCTTTGCGGCCGAGGTCTTCGATTCCACCTTCAGCCGCTGGCAGGAGTTCAGCCAGACCATCGAGCGGGAGCGGCCGCCGGTGGTGGGCATCTACACCAACTTGATGACCAAGCAGAACGTCCTGCGCATGATCGGACGCTGCAAGGAGGCCGGGGCGATCGTCGTCTTGGGTGGGCCAGAGCCGCCGCACTACGCCGCCGACTATCTGCACGATGGCGCCGATATCATCGTCATCGGCGAAGGCGAACTGACCCTGGCCGAGCTGTTGCCGCATCTGGCCCGGCATGGGCTGACCCGGCTCGAGACCATCGCCGGCATTGCCTTTGGCGATGGCGACGGCCGGGTGATACGCACCGCCGCCCGCGCTCAGATCCCCGACCTCTCGGCCCAGCCCTGGCCGGCGCGCGAGGCCATCGACCTCGAACGCTACCTGGAAACCTGGCGCGCCCATCATGGCCTGCGCTCGCTCTCGCTGATCACCGCCCGCGGCTGCCCCTACACCTGCACCTGGTGCAGCCACACAGTCTTCGGCGAGACGCACCGCCGGCGCAGCGTCGAAGATGTGGTCAACGAGGTCGCCTATCTACGCGAACGCTATCGCCCTGACCAACTCTGGTACGCCGACGATGTCTTCACCATCCAGCCGCGCTGGACGCAGAGCTACGCCGCCGAACTCAAGCGCCGGGGCCTGCACATCCCCTTCGAGTGCATCAGCCGCGCCGACCGTCTCAACCCGGCCGTGGTTGCAACCCTGGCCGAGATGGGGTGCCGGAGGCTGTGGATCGGCGCCGAAAGTGGTTCGCAGCGCATCCTCGACGCCATGAAACGCAAAGCCAACGTCGAGGATGTGCAGGCCAAAACCAGGATGTTGCAGGCGGCGGGCATCCAGGTGGGCATGTTCATCATGCTCGGCTACGAGGGCGAGGAGCTGGCTGACCTGAAGGCGACCGTGGCCCATCTGCAACAAGCCAACCCCGATGTCTTCCTCACCACCGTCGCCTATCCCATCCGCGGTACGAAGTACTATGAGGCGGTCGCCGACCGTGTCATCGCCGACCGCGCCTGGGCCGAGCGCACCGATCGCGACCTGAGTGTGGCCGGCCGCCACTCGCGGCGTTTCTACGACCACGCCACGCGCTGGATGGTGAACGAGGTCAATCTGCACAAGGAGCGACGGGCGGGCGAACGGCAGTGGGGGCGCATGGCCCGGATGTGGGTCAACGCTCGTCGCGGGCGGCTGGGCATGCGCCTGACCGCCGGCGAACGCGAGGGCGGCCAGGCCGCCGGCCGGGGTTGGCAGCCTGCCGAGCGCGCGGCTGAGGGCTGGTAG
- a CDS encoding PPOX class F420-dependent oxidoreductase → MSPIPESYRDLVNFETKSFAHLSTIMADGGPQVTPVWFDFDGEHIIINSAVGRVKDRNLRRNPNVALAISDPTNPYRYLQIRGQVVDISEEGAETMIDRLCYKYTGQEIYPWRRPGEARVTYKILPTKVQAQG, encoded by the coding sequence ATGTCCCCCATCCCCGAAAGCTATCGCGATCTCGTCAACTTCGAGACCAAATCCTTCGCCCACCTCTCCACGATCATGGCCGACGGCGGGCCGCAGGTCACGCCGGTGTGGTTCGACTTCGACGGCGAGCACATCATCATCAACAGCGCCGTCGGCCGCGTCAAAGACCGCAACCTGCGCCGCAACCCCAACGTCGCCCTGGCCATCAGCGACCCCACCAACCCCTATCGCTATCTGCAGATCAGGGGCCAGGTGGTCGATATCAGCGAAGAAGGCGCCGAAACCATGATCGACCGCCTCTGCTACAAATACACCGGCCAGGAAATCTACCCCTGGCGTCGCCCCGGCGAGGCCCGCGTCACCTACAAAATCCTCCCCACCAAAGTCCAGGCCCAGGGCTAA
- a CDS encoding B12-binding domain-containing radical SAM protein, with product MSEVLFGQSYYLRFDPKLWEAMQPYPPLGTMYAASFLRSRGYDVALFDAMLAESEQEWEQALNREQPRFAVIYEDNFNYLSKMCLLRMRQAAFEMSRMARACGCTVIVCGSDATDHIAEYMAHGADFVLVGEGEMTLVELLDRLSGRGQTALGDILGLAWGGEGAGQGVVVNRRRPDIAAVDVLPFPAWDLIEVERYRGIWRRRHGYYSMNMVTTRGCPYHCNWCAKPIWGQRYNARSPENVAAEMKWLQTSWHPDHIWFADDIVGLKPGWWSRFADLVEQGGAVTPFKCLSRVDLLLRPGEVEAMKRAGCRIVWVGAESGSQKVLDAMEKGTKVEQIYAAAALLHKHGIKIGFFLQFGYPGETRSDIERTLQMVRDCRPDDIGMSVSYPLPGTKFFARVKDQLGAKQNWQDSEDLAMLYDGPFATAFYRHLHTVLHKEYRAAKTWRGLWRRDGAPPPSLRQIGAMLYHTATLPLARRELDRLARLPHRALAPLPAGMSSLAAATPTPQEGE from the coding sequence ATGAGCGAAGTCCTGTTCGGCCAATCCTACTATCTGCGTTTCGACCCCAAACTGTGGGAGGCGATGCAGCCCTATCCCCCGTTGGGGACGATGTACGCCGCCAGTTTCTTGCGCTCGCGCGGCTACGATGTCGCCCTCTTCGACGCCATGCTGGCTGAGTCGGAGCAGGAATGGGAACAGGCGCTGAATCGAGAACAGCCGCGCTTCGCCGTCATCTACGAAGACAATTTCAACTATCTCTCCAAGATGTGCCTGCTGCGGATGCGCCAGGCTGCCTTCGAGATGAGCCGGATGGCCAGAGCTTGCGGCTGCACGGTCATTGTTTGCGGCTCGGATGCCACCGATCACATCGCCGAATACATGGCCCACGGCGCCGATTTCGTGCTGGTGGGCGAGGGTGAGATGACGCTGGTCGAGCTGCTGGATCGCCTGAGCGGGCGCGGCCAAACGGCCCTTGGCGACATCCTGGGCCTGGCCTGGGGCGGTGAAGGCGCGGGCCAAGGGGTCGTTGTCAATCGCCGCCGCCCCGACATCGCCGCCGTCGATGTCCTGCCCTTCCCGGCCTGGGATCTGATCGAGGTCGAGCGTTACCGGGGCATCTGGCGGCGGCGGCATGGCTACTACTCGATGAACATGGTGACCACGCGCGGCTGCCCCTACCATTGCAACTGGTGCGCCAAGCCGATCTGGGGCCAGCGCTACAACGCCCGCAGCCCCGAAAACGTGGCCGCCGAGATGAAGTGGCTGCAGACAAGCTGGCATCCCGACCACATCTGGTTCGCCGACGACATCGTGGGCCTGAAACCGGGCTGGTGGTCGCGTTTCGCCGATCTGGTGGAGCAAGGGGGCGCGGTGACGCCGTTCAAGTGCCTGAGCCGGGTGGACTTGCTGTTGCGACCGGGCGAGGTCGAAGCCATGAAGCGCGCCGGTTGCCGGATCGTGTGGGTGGGGGCCGAATCCGGTTCGCAGAAGGTCCTGGATGCGATGGAAAAGGGCACCAAGGTCGAACAAATCTACGCCGCTGCGGCCTTACTTCACAAACACGGGATCAAGATCGGCTTCTTTCTGCAATTCGGCTACCCCGGCGAAACGCGCTCAGATATCGAGAGGACCCTGCAAATGGTGCGCGACTGTCGCCCGGATGACATCGGCATGTCGGTCTCTTATCCGCTGCCGGGGACGAAGTTCTTCGCACGGGTCAAGGATCAGCTGGGGGCCAAGCAAAACTGGCAGGATTCCGAAGACCTGGCCATGCTCTACGACGGCCCCTTCGCCACCGCCTTCTATCGCCATCTCCACACCGTCCTGCACAAAGAGTACCGGGCGGCCAAAACCTGGCGCGGCCTTTGGCGTCGTGATGGCGCCCCGCCGCCCAGCCTGCGCCAGATCGGGGCGATGCTCTACCACACCGCCACCCTGCCCCTGGCTCGCAGAGAACTCGACCGCCTGGCCCGGCTCCCGCATCGCGCCCTGGCGCCACTGCCGGCGGGCATGTCGTCGCTGGCCGCCGCCACGCCCACGCCGCAAGAGGGAGAATAG
- a CDS encoding ScyD/ScyE family protein, with the protein MSLERKLTLFLVMGLLLMGLVVVGSAYAVGGPTTVATGFNGPQGVFVAADGSVWVADGGIPGGATQPIVGGNPVALGSNARIVRVAADGTQSVQATLPTIAWPSAQDNTGAARITVLNGQVFATNGIWNEAFDSARLTNMAAIVRVAGGMATEVANGWDLESSQNPAGGEKDTHPYGLTAGSDGNLYVTDAGGNDLLRVNPTSGQVSLVAVFAPFPNNSGVGPPVSEAVPTGVVANSDGSFYVSLLRGFPFTPATTKVVQVAVNGAVSDYAEGLTSLTDLRRGPDGNLYAIQFAVFGQQGPAPNSGALVRIKPGFTSETVVSNLSFPTSVAFNSAGDAFITIDGVGAPGSGAVVKYSGVAPAAPNEIPEPTTILLLGAGLAGLAGYARRRRQR; encoded by the coding sequence ATGAGCCTCGAACGAAAACTCACGCTGTTTCTGGTGATGGGGCTGCTGTTGATGGGGTTGGTGGTAGTTGGCAGCGCCTATGCGGTAGGAGGACCGACCACGGTCGCCACCGGCTTCAACGGGCCGCAAGGCGTTTTCGTGGCCGCAGATGGCAGTGTGTGGGTGGCGGATGGCGGCATTCCGGGCGGAGCGACCCAGCCCATCGTGGGTGGAAACCCGGTCGCCCTGGGCAGCAACGCCCGCATCGTGCGCGTGGCCGCGGATGGAACGCAGTCGGTGCAGGCCACCCTGCCCACCATCGCCTGGCCCTCCGCCCAAGACAACACTGGCGCCGCCAGGATCACCGTCCTCAACGGCCAGGTCTTTGCCACGAACGGCATCTGGAATGAAGCCTTCGACAGCGCCCGCCTGACCAACATGGCCGCCATCGTGCGTGTGGCGGGGGGGATGGCGACCGAGGTGGCCAATGGCTGGGATCTGGAGAGTAGCCAGAATCCGGCCGGCGGCGAGAAGGACACCCATCCCTATGGCCTCACGGCCGGCTCGGATGGCAATCTCTATGTGACCGACGCCGGCGGCAACGACCTGCTGCGGGTGAACCCTACCAGCGGTCAGGTCAGTCTGGTGGCCGTGTTCGCACCCTTCCCCAACAACTCTGGCGTTGGCCCGCCCGTGTCCGAAGCAGTGCCCACCGGCGTCGTGGCCAATAGCGACGGCAGCTTCTACGTTTCCCTGCTGCGCGGCTTCCCCTTCACACCCGCCACCACCAAGGTCGTCCAGGTGGCCGTCAACGGCGCCGTCTCCGACTATGCCGAAGGCCTGACCTCGTTGACCGACTTGCGCCGCGGCCCCGATGGCAACCTCTACGCCATCCAGTTCGCCGTCTTCGGCCAACAGGGGCCGGCGCCCAACAGCGGCGCGCTCGTGCGCATCAAGCCGGGCTTCACCTCCGAAACCGTGGTCAGCAACCTCAGCTTCCCGACCTCGGTAGCCTTCAACAGCGCCGGCGACGCCTTCATCACCATCGACGGCGTCGGCGCGCCCGGCTCTGGTGCTGTGGTCAAGTATAGCGGCGTGGCCCCGGCTGCGCCCAACGAGATCCCGGAGCCTACCACCATCCTACTCCTGGGCGCGGGGCTGGCCGGACTGGCCGGCTATGCCCGCCGCCGTCGCCAGCGATAG
- a CDS encoding MerR family transcriptional regulator: MAAHLDDTPTFNLKAVVQDTGLKPDTLRAWERRYGLPSPGRTTGKHRLYSQRDIEILKWLNARQEDGLSISRAVDLWRKLESEGEDPLAVSETVDFALAPPTVAGQNLVEVREGWVRACLDYDEARAEAHLAQAFALFPPEVVVLEVLRQGMVMVGDGWHRGEITAQQEHFTSELAVRRLEALIGAIQPTRPTRIVVGCPPEETHTFSPLVINFLLRRQGHQTLFLGANIPITRFEATLAQTRPHLVILTAQLLHTAATLADMAETLRQTRIPLGFGGLVFAHTSGLAARIPGHYLGDRMEAAVSRVERLFSAPAEPPTAIPLPSGYDQAIEHYLDQRPLIGARVSEMLQGRMADLNPFYLFIANTNLAQNIHAALRLGNLDFLGPEMTWIRSLLYERQIPDEALNAYIRAYADAAKATLDARGAPIIAWLDATLAHLAQANGQARPA, from the coding sequence ATGGCCGCACACCTCGACGACACCCCCACCTTCAACCTCAAAGCCGTCGTGCAAGATACCGGCCTCAAGCCCGACACCCTGCGGGCGTGGGAGCGGCGATACGGTCTGCCTTCGCCCGGCCGCACCACCGGCAAACACCGCCTCTATTCGCAGCGCGACATCGAAATCCTCAAGTGGCTCAATGCCCGCCAGGAAGACGGCCTCAGCATCAGCCGCGCTGTCGACCTCTGGCGCAAGCTGGAAAGCGAGGGCGAAGACCCGCTGGCCGTGAGCGAAACCGTTGACTTTGCGCTGGCGCCGCCGACCGTGGCCGGCCAGAACCTGGTCGAAGTGCGCGAGGGCTGGGTGCGGGCCTGCCTCGACTACGACGAAGCCCGGGCCGAAGCCCACCTGGCTCAGGCCTTTGCCCTCTTCCCCCCCGAAGTCGTCGTCCTGGAGGTGCTGAGGCAGGGCATGGTGATGGTGGGCGATGGTTGGCATCGGGGCGAGATCACCGCACAGCAAGAGCACTTCACCTCGGAACTGGCCGTCCGGCGTCTCGAAGCCCTGATCGGGGCCATCCAACCCACCCGCCCCACCCGCATCGTGGTTGGCTGCCCGCCCGAAGAAACCCACACCTTCAGCCCCCTGGTCATCAACTTCCTCCTCCGGCGCCAGGGCCACCAGACCCTTTTCCTGGGCGCCAACATCCCTATCACCCGTTTCGAGGCCACGCTCGCCCAAACCCGGCCCCATCTCGTCATCCTCACCGCCCAGCTTCTGCACACCGCCGCCACCCTGGCCGACATGGCCGAGACCCTGCGGCAGACTCGCATCCCGCTGGGCTTCGGCGGCCTGGTCTTCGCCCACACCTCCGGCCTGGCCGCCCGCATCCCCGGCCACTACCTGGGCGACCGCATGGAGGCGGCGGTGAGCCGGGTCGAACGCCTTTTCAGCGCCCCCGCTGAGCCGCCCACCGCCATCCCCCTCCCCAGCGGCTACGATCAGGCCATCGAGCACTATCTCGACCAGCGACCGCTGATCGGCGCCCGCGTCTCCGAGATGTTGCAGGGCCGCATGGCCGACTTGAACCCGTTTTACCTCTTCATCGCCAACACCAATCTGGCCCAGAACATCCATGCTGCGTTACGATTGGGCAATTTGGATTTCCTCGGCCCCGAAATGACCTGGATCCGCAGCCTCCTGTACGAACGCCAGATCCCCGACGAGGCCCTGAACGCCTACATCCGCGCCTATGCCGACGCCGCCAAAGCCACGCTCGACGCCCGCGGGGCGCCGATCATCGCCTGGCTCGACGCCACCCTTGCCCACCTCGCTCAAGCCAACGGCCAGGCAAGACCAGCCTGA